A single window of Caldicellulosiruptor bescii DSM 6725 DNA harbors:
- a CDS encoding extracellular solute-binding protein encodes MIDLSGFLTILKRTKFVIVYLLVILLILLCKISAFASSEVPTLQDYLKKVGNVERPKKEIIIEAINYTSSSNASVRKISQFYGQKDVLLWEKEGGWLEWSVNIPEDGFYNMALLYYPLPGKGLGIEFSVFIDGKIPYKEAQKVTFPRVWKDTTGIRKDKKGNDLRPKCDEHQQWQKIDFIDTEGFYNKALPFYFTKGEHKIRLISIREPIALKQLIIYNSEELPTYEEYISKSREKNSKNVFIKIQGENTYLKSDPILYPTYDRTDPATEPYHVSKIRLNTIGQWNWRYPGMWISWIFEVPQDGYYKIAIKARQNFVRGLSVHRKLYIDGKIPFKEAEDIEFPYSISWYMKTIGKKNQPYLIYLKKGVHELRLESTLGAFSEILSRVESTTIDLNNLYRKIIMITGTSPDLYRDYFLEEQIPELVSTLKRLSNELEEEAAMFEKLAGQKGGEAEFLRRVALQLRSMAEDTDTIPGRLTSFRDNLSGLSSWLAYRRDQPLEIDYILITSPEEKLPSPTASIGNKIVNSIKAFLYSFVEDYNNVGEVYQGQKVIKVWVGGGRDQAQIIRDLINDSFTPQTGIKVNVSLVQAGLIEAILAGKGPDIVLTVSRAQPVNLAARGALVDLSKFKDFNEVKKRFAKTALVPYTYNGGVYGLPVTQDFYMMFYRKDILKELNIELPRTWDDMYKVIAKLQRYNLQVGLPYQRIDALEAIDAGLGARNLFPTLLLQFGGSFYDKTKTRTLLDRPEAVAAFKTWTDFYTKYNLPLIYDFYNRFRTGEMPLGIAPYTTYNLLSTAAPEIRNEWGMAPIPGVKKPNGEIDRSTGGSGTACIILKKSRNKEACWEFLKWWTSDEIQTQFGKELEMLMGTAARYNTANLRAFQRLPWNKEEIENLETQWKYVKEIEEVPGSYYITRSIDSAFSAVVYQGINPRESMWKYTKEINDELERKRIELSLNK; translated from the coding sequence ATGATAGATTTGTCTGGGTTTTTAACAATTCTGAAAAGGACAAAATTTGTCATTGTATATTTACTAGTCATATTACTCATATTGCTCTGTAAAATCTCAGCATTTGCTTCAAGTGAAGTACCTACCCTTCAAGATTACCTAAAAAAAGTGGGAAATGTTGAAAGACCAAAGAAAGAAATTATAATTGAGGCAATTAATTACACAAGTTCAAGTAATGCAAGTGTCAGAAAAATATCACAATTCTATGGGCAAAAAGATGTGCTTTTATGGGAAAAAGAAGGTGGATGGTTAGAGTGGAGTGTAAATATTCCGGAAGATGGATTTTATAATATGGCTCTTCTCTATTATCCTTTGCCAGGTAAAGGGCTGGGGATAGAATTTAGCGTATTTATTGATGGAAAAATTCCTTATAAAGAAGCCCAAAAAGTTACATTTCCAAGAGTATGGAAGGATACAACAGGAATTAGGAAAGATAAAAAAGGCAATGATTTGAGACCAAAATGTGATGAACACCAGCAATGGCAAAAAATTGATTTTATAGATACTGAGGGTTTCTATAACAAAGCTTTACCGTTCTATTTTACAAAAGGCGAACATAAAATTAGACTTATAAGTATTAGAGAGCCTATCGCATTGAAGCAGTTGATTATATATAACAGTGAGGAATTACCAACTTATGAGGAGTACATATCAAAAAGTCGTGAAAAAAATTCAAAAAATGTGTTTATAAAAATTCAAGGTGAGAATACATATCTAAAATCTGATCCAATACTATATCCTACTTATGATAGAACCGACCCCGCAACAGAGCCTTATCATGTTTCTAAAATAAGACTTAACACAATAGGTCAGTGGAATTGGCGTTATCCGGGGATGTGGATAAGCTGGATTTTTGAAGTTCCGCAGGATGGATATTATAAAATTGCAATAAAAGCAAGACAGAATTTTGTCCGAGGGTTATCTGTTCACAGAAAGTTATATATTGACGGAAAAATTCCTTTCAAAGAAGCTGAGGATATTGAATTTCCATATAGTATTAGCTGGTATATGAAAACAATAGGCAAGAAAAATCAACCATATCTAATATATTTGAAAAAAGGTGTTCATGAATTAAGGTTGGAATCAACCCTGGGTGCTTTTTCAGAGATTTTGAGTAGAGTTGAAAGTACCACAATAGATTTAAACAATTTGTATAGAAAAATAATAATGATTACAGGCACATCACCTGACTTGTATCGTGACTATTTCCTTGAAGAGCAAATACCAGAGCTTGTCAGTACATTAAAAAGATTAAGCAATGAGCTGGAAGAAGAAGCTGCTATGTTTGAAAAACTTGCAGGGCAAAAAGGCGGAGAAGCTGAGTTTTTAAGAAGAGTTGCTCTTCAACTCAGGAGTATGGCTGAAGATACTGACACAATACCTGGAAGATTAACAAGTTTTAGAGACAATTTGAGTGGATTATCTTCGTGGCTTGCATATAGAAGAGATCAGCCATTAGAGATAGATTATATTTTGATTACATCTCCTGAGGAAAAGCTGCCCTCGCCGACAGCTTCTATTGGTAATAAGATTGTTAATTCAATAAAAGCATTTTTGTATTCCTTTGTTGAAGATTACAATAACGTAGGTGAAGTGTATCAGGGGCAAAAGGTTATTAAAGTTTGGGTTGGCGGTGGTCGCGATCAGGCGCAGATTATAAGAGATCTAATCAATGATTCATTTACACCACAGACAGGAATTAAAGTAAATGTTAGCCTGGTTCAAGCAGGATTAATTGAAGCAATACTTGCAGGAAAAGGTCCAGATATAGTTTTAACAGTTTCAAGGGCACAACCAGTTAATTTAGCCGCACGTGGTGCACTTGTTGATTTGAGCAAATTTAAAGATTTTAATGAAGTTAAAAAAAGGTTTGCTAAAACTGCTTTAGTTCCATATACGTATAATGGCGGTGTATATGGGCTTCCAGTTACTCAGGATTTTTATATGATGTTTTACAGAAAAGATATCTTAAAAGAGCTAAATATTGAATTGCCACGAACATGGGATGATATGTACAAAGTCATAGCAAAGCTTCAGAGATATAATCTTCAGGTTGGTCTTCCATATCAAAGGATTGACGCTCTTGAAGCAATTGATGCGGGGCTTGGTGCAAGAAATCTCTTTCCTACATTATTGCTTCAGTTTGGTGGAAGCTTTTATGACAAAACAAAAACACGAACACTATTGGATAGACCAGAAGCTGTAGCTGCATTTAAGACTTGGACAGATTTTTACACAAAGTACAATCTTCCTTTGATATATGACTTTTACAACAGATTCAGAACAGGTGAGATGCCACTTGGAATAGCACCATATACCACGTATAACCTGTTATCGACAGCTGCACCTGAAATTCGAAATGAATGGGGAATGGCACCAATACCTGGGGTAAAAAAGCCAAACGGTGAAATAGACCGTTCTACAGGTGGGTCAGGTACAGCATGTATAATATTAAAGAAAAGCAGAAATAAAGAAGCATGCTGGGAGTTTTTGAAATGGTGGACATCTGATGAAATTCAAACACAGTTTGGGAAAGAGCTTGAGATGCTGATGGGTACTGCTGCAAGATACAATACAGCAAATTTGAGAGCTTTTCAAAGACTTCCATGGAACAAAGAGGAGATAGAAAATTTAGAGACACAGTGGAAATATGTAAAAGAAATAGAGGAAGTTCCAGGAAGTTATTACATTACAAGAAGTATAGACAGTGCATTTTCAGCTGTTGTTTATCAGGGGATAAATCCAAGAGAAAGTATGTGGAAATATACAAAAGAAATCAACGATGAGCTTGAAAGAAAGAGGATAGAGCTTAGTTTGAATAAATAA
- a CDS encoding carbohydrate ABC transporter permease yields the protein MSLIEDIKKNKASYLMIAPYMLLFTIFTLIPVISSIFLSFTNYNMLQPPKWVGWSNYIRLFLNDKIFLKVLRNTLIFAFLTGPLSYFMSFFLAWFISEFNPKLRAFLTLVFYSPSLAGNVFFIWSFIFSGDVYGLINGWAMKLGIIDEPINWLQDPNYILWVIIIVQLWLSMGAGFLAFVAGFQNLDRELFEAGAIDGIKNRFQELWYITIPQMAPQLLFGAVMQIGASFGVSTVVMALGGLPTREYSADTVVTYLIDYGTVRFEMGYASAIAVVLFIAMLLTNKVITSVLRRYSFD from the coding sequence ATGAGCCTAATTGAAGACATAAAAAAGAATAAAGCAAGTTATTTAATGATAGCTCCATATATGTTATTATTTACGATATTCACATTAATTCCAGTTATAAGCTCTATATTTTTAAGTTTTACAAATTACAATATGCTTCAGCCACCTAAATGGGTTGGATGGTCAAATTATATAAGATTGTTTCTAAATGATAAAATATTTTTAAAGGTGCTCAGGAATACTCTAATATTTGCATTTTTGACAGGACCGCTTAGCTATTTTATGTCTTTTTTCCTTGCATGGTTTATAAGTGAGTTCAATCCGAAGTTGAGAGCATTTTTAACACTTGTATTTTATTCACCTTCACTTGCTGGAAATGTGTTTTTCATATGGTCGTTTATATTCAGTGGCGATGTTTATGGACTTATAAATGGATGGGCGATGAAACTTGGGATTATAGATGAGCCTATTAACTGGCTTCAGGACCCAAATTACATTTTATGGGTAATTATAATAGTTCAGCTTTGGCTTAGTATGGGTGCTGGATTTTTGGCATTTGTTGCAGGTTTTCAGAATCTTGATAGAGAACTATTTGAAGCAGGAGCAATTGACGGCATAAAAAACAGATTTCAAGAACTTTGGTACATCACAATCCCGCAGATGGCACCACAGCTTTTGTTTGGGGCTGTAATGCAAATAGGTGCATCATTTGGTGTTAGCACAGTTGTTATGGCACTTGGGGGACTGCCAACAAGGGAGTACAGTGCAGACACTGTTGTGACTTATCTTATTGACTATGGGACAGTCAGATTTGAAATGGGCTATGCTTCAGCAATTGCAGTTGTGCTTTTTATTGCTATGCTTTTGACTAACAAGGTTATTACGTCAGTTTTGAGAAGATATTCATTTGATTAG
- a CDS encoding carbohydrate ABC transporter permease gives MLVWRKQNRSLGGNIVIFIILAVLGIFMALPLVYTIVNAFKPFDEIFIFPPRLYVRRPTLDNFVLLFQLATNMWVPFSRYVFNSLFICIVGTVGHIFIASLAAYPLAKHQFAAKRIINEIIVLALLFTPQVTYIPLYIIMSNLKLIDTYGALIFPAWQMTLGLFLMRQFMTQIPDALLEAAKIDGANEFLTWWRIVMPNVKPAWLTLMILSFQQLWNQTGGSFIFSESLKPLPTLMSQIAAAGIARAGVGAAVALVLMIPPIVLFIISQSSVMETMVNAGIK, from the coding sequence ATGTTGGTGTGGAGAAAACAAAACAGAAGCCTTGGAGGGAATATAGTAATATTCATTATCTTAGCGGTACTGGGTATATTTATGGCATTACCGCTTGTTTATACGATAGTCAACGCATTTAAGCCATTTGATGAAATCTTTATTTTCCCCCCACGGCTATATGTACGGCGTCCTACACTTGATAACTTTGTCTTACTGTTTCAACTTGCAACAAACATGTGGGTGCCTTTTTCAAGATATGTTTTCAACAGCTTATTTATATGCATTGTTGGCACAGTTGGTCATATTTTCATTGCATCGCTTGCTGCTTATCCGCTTGCCAAGCATCAATTTGCGGCAAAGAGGATTATAAATGAGATAATAGTTCTTGCACTGCTTTTTACACCGCAGGTTACATATATTCCTCTTTATATAATTATGTCTAACTTAAAGCTTATTGATACTTATGGAGCACTGATTTTTCCGGCTTGGCAAATGACTCTGGGGCTATTTCTAATGAGACAGTTCATGACCCAGATTCCAGATGCACTTTTAGAAGCTGCTAAAATTGATGGTGCAAATGAATTTTTGACATGGTGGCGTATAGTTATGCCAAATGTTAAGCCTGCGTGGCTGACGCTTATGATTTTATCATTTCAGCAGCTCTGGAACCAGACAGGTGGTTCGTTCATATTCAGTGAAAGTTTAAAGCCACTGCCTACTCTTATGTCACAAATAGCAGCAGCGGGTATTGCTCGTGCTGGAGTTGGTGCTGCTGTTGCGCTTGTGCTAATGATTCCACCTATTGTACTTTTTATCATATCGCAAAGCAGCGTCATGGAAACAATGGTAAATGCAGGTATTAAATAG
- a CDS encoding YIP1 family protein, which yields MKVKVRTVKVELKSIKRSIVLIFAISLIFQIISTTKVYAYIIEDMREVPYYQYNYDVYQHEIPSAAGYYPAKTIRGEYIGSGSFKNPTDLYVDNNNTIYIMDSGNKRVIVCDKDFKLKKIIDKFFDSNGTIQLIEPDGIFVDKSGLIYICDKGSKLVWIFNQDGKLIRTIEKPVSDLKAAKKDFIPFKVVVDNAGIIYVLSLGSFEGAYMFDQNGNFLGFYGSNKVVVTWQLLVDRFWKSILTKEQKSSMVRYLPTECTSIDIAKDGFIYTCSNYTDVSEGEIRKLNYLGENILWYKKQGRTRDYGDISKYQGKELEDSYFIDIDVTDDGFINALDYERGRIFQYDQNANLLFICGGKGDQVGTFKDPVAIDSIANDLVVLDKLKGTITVFKETKLGSLVHKATLLYNEGKYDDARHLWEQVHKMDFNFSLAHVGLGKALLRMDKYSDAMYYFRLANDKDGYSEAKEVLRNEFLKRNFGVIATTVIAIIVLLYVLIKRFRKPPTAQDIYTKKIDKYKYPLHVMLHPFRGFEELKEERKGSVIIATFIVFIFFVTMVINRQYTGFIFNPYRQDKINILSIFSSTVGIFFFWVLSNWMVSTLTEGEGKFGEIWVFSAYSLTPYIICTLLAVVMSQFMIAEEAMFINFVRLIGTLWLVICIFNAIKSVHQYTPSKTIGTIALSVLGVGIILFIIVLMLTLFGQLIDFINNVYSEILLRI from the coding sequence ATGAAAGTAAAGGTGAGGACAGTGAAAGTTGAATTAAAAAGTATAAAGAGAAGTATAGTACTCATTTTTGCCATAAGCCTAATATTCCAAATAATAAGTACTACAAAAGTGTACGCATATATAATTGAAGATATGCGTGAAGTTCCATATTATCAATACAATTATGATGTATATCAGCATGAAATACCAAGCGCTGCTGGTTATTATCCAGCAAAAACCATAAGAGGAGAATATATCGGTTCAGGCAGTTTTAAAAATCCAACAGATCTATATGTTGATAACAATAATACTATCTATATTATGGACAGTGGCAACAAGCGAGTAATAGTCTGCGATAAAGACTTCAAACTTAAGAAAATTATAGATAAATTTTTCGATTCTAATGGAACTATTCAACTTATTGAACCAGATGGAATATTTGTCGATAAAAGTGGTTTAATTTACATATGTGATAAGGGTTCTAAACTGGTCTGGATATTCAACCAAGATGGCAAATTAATAAGAACCATAGAAAAGCCTGTATCAGACCTGAAAGCTGCTAAAAAAGATTTTATTCCATTTAAAGTTGTTGTTGATAATGCAGGGATTATCTATGTTCTTTCTTTGGGAAGTTTTGAAGGTGCTTATATGTTTGACCAAAATGGGAATTTTTTGGGGTTTTACGGGAGCAACAAAGTAGTTGTTACATGGCAGTTATTGGTTGATAGGTTTTGGAAGAGTATTTTAACAAAAGAACAGAAAAGTTCTATGGTAAGATATTTACCAACGGAATGTACCAGCATCGACATAGCTAAAGATGGATTTATATATACCTGTTCAAATTACACTGATGTAAGCGAAGGTGAAATAAGAAAATTAAACTATTTAGGCGAAAACATACTTTGGTATAAAAAGCAAGGCAGAACAAGAGACTATGGTGATATTTCAAAATATCAGGGGAAGGAGTTGGAAGATTCATATTTTATAGATATTGACGTGACTGATGATGGATTTATCAATGCACTTGATTATGAACGAGGACGAATTTTTCAGTATGATCAAAATGCGAATTTGCTATTCATATGTGGAGGGAAAGGTGATCAGGTAGGCACATTTAAAGATCCAGTGGCTATAGATAGTATAGCAAATGATTTAGTTGTTCTTGATAAGCTAAAAGGAACAATCACAGTTTTTAAAGAAACAAAATTAGGAAGCTTAGTACATAAAGCAACGCTGCTATATAATGAAGGTAAGTACGATGATGCAAGGCATTTATGGGAACAAGTTCACAAAATGGATTTCAATTTTTCACTTGCACATGTAGGTCTTGGCAAAGCACTTTTGAGGATGGATAAATATTCAGATGCGATGTATTATTTCAGGCTTGCAAATGATAAAGATGGTTATTCAGAGGCAAAAGAAGTTTTAAGAAATGAATTTTTAAAAAGAAATTTTGGGGTTATAGCAACAACTGTAATTGCTATAATAGTACTTTTGTATGTATTAATAAAACGCTTTAGAAAGCCACCTACAGCTCAAGACATTTATACTAAAAAGATCGACAAGTATAAATATCCTTTACATGTAATGCTGCATCCATTTAGAGGCTTTGAAGAATTAAAAGAAGAGAGGAAAGGTTCTGTTATAATTGCAACATTTATTGTGTTTATATTCTTTGTAACTATGGTCATAAATAGACAATACACAGGATTTATCTTTAATCCGTATAGACAAGATAAAATTAACATATTGTCAATATTCTCAAGTACAGTTGGTATATTTTTCTTCTGGGTACTTTCTAACTGGATGGTATCCACTCTTACTGAGGGTGAAGGCAAGTTTGGAGAAATATGGGTATTTTCGGCATATTCTCTGACACCATATATTATTTGTACTCTTTTAGCAGTTGTTATGAGTCAATTCATGATTGCAGAAGAAGCAATGTTTATAAACTTTGTAAGACTTATTGGCACCTTATGGCTTGTAATATGCATATTTAATGCAATAAAATCTGTTCATCAGTATACTCCAAGTAAAACTATAGGCACAATAGCTTTGAGTGTTTTGGGAGTAGGAATAATTCTTTTCATTATTGTATTAATGCTTACACTGTTTGGACAGTTAATAGACTTTATCAATAATGTGTACAGCGAGATACTCCTCAGGATATAG
- a CDS encoding DUF5696 domain-containing protein gives MFDLKKYKLIRTIGIIFAIIITQILSFQKIYADSEISFQKIAANDRLELYVNKKYGYFKVLDKKTNIVWLSNPENWKEDTVAAGSMKTQLASQLVVKYAFMESYAIQTSNSYVSSAMKRGLKIKPIKNGYIATYSFKKEGFVIPVAVTISNDYLNIEVLVNQIKELKKEKYRLVSIMLLPFFGAASKSDKGYIVVPDGCGAVINFNNKKGEEEYSQRVYGPDYALIREPNTYVTQYARLPVFGMNKNDSGFLAVVTNGDSKAIINAYTSGVRTNFNQVFSEFIIREQDSVTFREKQWNEKTFNIFEENIPNQTKYSIRYYFLDKNKSDYIAMAEKYREYLIKEKGLKKEDQQKLPLYIELYGGMKKTKYIVGLPRNVTIPLTTFDDAIEISKRLKNIGIKDIVVKYTGWYENGVYYNLPISPKPEKVLGGWKGFRKMIDYFNRNNIKAYFDVDFVTFRKGSLFYPLNVVATKSLRKMPAKLIRYSPATCYADDDYPLLFMVSPSYVTKFVDKFIGSKHAEIKNISISTISKMLYSDFGSKQINRLKTEEIFTNLVEKVTKQYNVLLTSPNGYLIPKGKEIIDVPISSSKFAIEDYEIPFYQMVLRGYIPYSTPAINDYTNDWMVLLKTLETGSFLKFTWTARNEDELKETMCDFLYSSNYRMWLNDVKSMYRKIYPVLQQINNKKFLEHKVLKEGLVYVKFDGGVEILLNYTSSDQKVGNTVVKARDFKVIKR, from the coding sequence TTGTTTGATTTAAAAAAGTATAAACTAATCAGAACAATTGGAATAATATTTGCAATAATCATTACACAAATATTAAGTTTTCAAAAGATTTATGCAGACTCTGAAATAAGTTTTCAGAAGATTGCTGCCAATGATAGGTTAGAATTGTATGTGAATAAAAAATATGGTTATTTCAAAGTTTTAGACAAGAAAACAAATATTGTATGGTTGAGCAATCCAGAAAATTGGAAAGAAGACACTGTTGCAGCAGGAAGTATGAAAACACAGCTTGCATCTCAACTTGTAGTAAAATATGCTTTTATGGAGTCATATGCAATTCAAACGTCAAACAGCTATGTAAGCTCTGCAATGAAAAGAGGTTTGAAAATAAAGCCAATAAAAAATGGATATATAGCCACGTATTCATTCAAAAAAGAGGGTTTTGTAATACCTGTTGCAGTAACAATTTCGAACGACTATCTGAATATTGAAGTGTTAGTCAATCAAATTAAAGAACTTAAAAAAGAAAAATACCGGCTTGTTTCCATTATGCTCTTGCCGTTTTTTGGAGCGGCAAGTAAAAGCGATAAGGGTTATATTGTTGTACCAGACGGTTGTGGAGCTGTGATAAATTTCAACAATAAAAAAGGAGAAGAAGAGTATTCACAGCGAGTATATGGTCCTGATTATGCCTTAATTAGAGAGCCCAACACGTATGTTACGCAGTATGCAAGGTTACCTGTCTTTGGAATGAATAAGAATGATTCGGGGTTTTTGGCGGTTGTAACGAATGGAGATTCAAAAGCAATAATAAATGCCTATACTAGTGGCGTTAGAACAAATTTTAATCAAGTTTTCAGCGAATTTATCATAAGAGAACAAGACAGTGTCACATTTAGAGAAAAGCAGTGGAATGAAAAAACGTTTAATATATTTGAAGAGAACATTCCAAATCAAACAAAGTACTCTATTAGATATTATTTCCTTGACAAGAATAAATCAGACTATATTGCGATGGCTGAAAAGTATAGAGAATATCTAATAAAGGAGAAAGGTCTTAAAAAAGAAGACCAGCAGAAATTACCTTTATATATTGAATTATACGGTGGAATGAAGAAAACAAAATATATTGTTGGGCTACCAAGAAATGTAACAATACCATTAACTACATTTGATGATGCTATTGAAATTTCAAAGAGATTGAAAAATATAGGTATTAAAGACATAGTTGTGAAGTATACAGGATGGTATGAAAATGGAGTGTATTATAATCTTCCCATTTCACCAAAACCCGAGAAAGTTCTGGGTGGGTGGAAAGGGTTTAGAAAAATGATAGATTACTTCAATAGAAATAATATAAAAGCATATTTTGATGTAGATTTTGTAACATTTAGAAAAGGTTCATTGTTTTATCCTCTGAATGTTGTTGCCACAAAGTCTTTGAGAAAAATGCCAGCAAAACTTATTAGATATTCACCAGCTACATGCTATGCAGATGATGATTATCCTCTACTATTTATGGTATCTCCTTCATACGTGACCAAGTTTGTTGACAAATTTATTGGATCCAAACATGCAGAGATAAAAAATATATCTATCTCAACAATTTCTAAAATGTTATATTCAGACTTTGGTTCAAAACAAATAAACAGGTTAAAAACAGAAGAGATTTTTACTAATTTGGTAGAGAAGGTGACAAAGCAGTATAATGTTTTATTAACAAGTCCAAACGGCTATTTAATACCTAAGGGAAAAGAAATAATTGATGTACCTATTTCAAGCAGCAAATTTGCAATTGAGGACTATGAAATACCATTTTATCAGATGGTGCTAAGAGGATATATTCCTTATTCTACACCAGCAATAAACGATTATACTAATGATTGGATGGTGTTATTGAAAACATTGGAAACAGGATCATTCTTAAAGTTTACATGGACCGCGAGAAATGAGGATGAATTGAAGGAAACAATGTGTGATTTTCTCTACTCATCAAATTATAGGATGTGGTTAAATGACGTAAAGAGTATGTACAGAAAAATTTATCCTGTACTGCAACAAATAAATAATAAAAAATTCTTAGAGCACAAGGTATTAAAGGAGGGACTTGTGTATGTTAAGTTTGATGGTGGAGTGGAGATATTGTTAAATTATACTTCATCTGACCAAAAGGTTGGAAATACTGTTGTAAAAGCAAGAGATTTTAAAGTTATTAAGAGGTGA
- a CDS encoding carbohydrate ABC transporter permease — protein sequence MQRTNLLKIFPKRKLTLRQKEALYGRLFILPWLIGLVIFFIIPFINSIYYTFHKIRLGDNGLEFEFIGWENYIYAFTKDPDYLKNLTSSITNMLYEVPIVIIFSVFVAYLLKDDFKGRTFARTIFFFPVIIASGVVITVLKENVLGSNTSSMVASSTTIFKAENLRAVMINAGVPRWFSMYIVDIVNKIFDLTWRSGVQILLILAALHNIPKSFYEVAIIEGATEWEKFWKITFPMISPTILVAVIYSIIDYFTDYGNQVMRMVVNQANNGKFEYSTTLAITYFLVVMIIILIVNRIIGKRVVYLT from the coding sequence ATGCAAAGAACTAATTTATTAAAAATATTTCCAAAAAGAAAGCTTACTCTTAGGCAAAAAGAAGCGTTATACGGCAGATTATTTATCCTGCCATGGCTAATTGGACTTGTTATATTCTTTATAATTCCTTTTATAAATTCCATATATTACACGTTTCACAAAATAAGATTAGGCGACAATGGTTTGGAGTTTGAATTTATTGGATGGGAAAATTATATATATGCGTTTACAAAGGACCCCGACTATTTAAAAAATTTGACATCGTCTATAACAAATATGCTGTATGAAGTTCCTATAGTAATAATTTTCAGTGTTTTTGTTGCATATTTGTTAAAAGATGATTTCAAGGGAAGAACCTTTGCCAGAACCATATTTTTCTTTCCGGTAATTATAGCATCAGGAGTTGTTATAACGGTATTGAAAGAAAACGTCCTTGGAAGCAACACATCAAGCATGGTGGCTTCATCTACAACAATTTTTAAGGCTGAGAATTTGAGAGCGGTTATGATAAACGCAGGTGTACCAAGATGGTTCAGTATGTATATTGTCGACATAGTAAATAAGATATTTGACCTGACATGGAGGTCTGGGGTTCAGATACTTTTGATACTTGCAGCGCTACACAACATTCCAAAAAGTTTTTATGAAGTTGCAATAATTGAAGGTGCGACAGAATGGGAGAAGTTTTGGAAGATAACTTTTCCAATGATTTCGCCCACAATACTTGTTGCAGTCATATATTCAATAATTGATTATTTTACTGACTATGGCAACCAAGTAATGAGAATGGTTGTAAATCAGGCGAATAACGGGAAGTTTGAATATAGTACAACTTTAGCAATAACCTATTTCTTAGTGGTTATGATAATAATTTTAATTGTAAACAGAATAATTGGTAAAAGGGTTGTTTACTTAACTTAA
- a CDS encoding carbohydrate ABC transporter permease, protein MKVARAIKLNYTFEKFRITDVSKLVFKKNLFIVLKKLFLYTFIICMSYILLYPILFLISNALRAKEDLFDPSVIWIPKHITFKNFEYANMLLSYPLAIKNTLIILIPSVIIQTFICMMVGYGFARFRFAERELLFGILLFTIIVPMQTIIVPLYMKFRYFDFLYIGKLIGIFTGKPMTINLLDTPWPFYILNFFGMGIRSSLYIFVFRQFFRNMPVELEEAAKIDGCGPFSTFLRIMVPNATGAIITILLFTIVWHWNDYYVSAMFCNENLPVSVMLTALNNRMSMIQDAYGFSSDDIYLIGSNVLEAGCLMVILPLIIVYIIGQRYFTESIERTGIVG, encoded by the coding sequence ATGAAAGTTGCAAGAGCAATTAAGCTCAACTATACCTTTGAAAAGTTTAGAATTACAGATGTTTCAAAGCTAGTATTCAAAAAAAATCTATTTATAGTTTTAAAGAAGCTATTTCTGTACACATTCATAATATGCATGAGCTACATACTATTGTATCCAATACTATTTCTAATAAGTAATGCACTAAGGGCAAAAGAGGATTTGTTTGACCCGAGCGTTATATGGATACCGAAGCATATAACTTTTAAAAACTTTGAATATGCCAATATGCTTTTATCATACCCATTGGCAATAAAAAATACGTTAATTATCCTAATTCCATCGGTTATTATTCAGACATTCATATGCATGATGGTCGGGTATGGTTTTGCTAGGTTTAGATTTGCAGAAAGAGAGTTATTATTCGGGATATTGCTTTTTACAATTATTGTTCCAATGCAAACAATAATAGTCCCACTTTATATGAAATTTAGATATTTTGATTTTCTTTACATTGGCAAACTTATAGGAATTTTTACTGGAAAACCAATGACAATAAATTTGCTTGATACACCTTGGCCATTTTATATACTGAATTTTTTCGGGATGGGAATAAGGTCAAGTTTGTACATCTTTGTTTTCAGGCAATTCTTTAGAAATATGCCAGTTGAATTGGAGGAAGCAGCAAAGATTGACGGATGCGGACCATTTTCAACATTTTTGAGAATAATGGTTCCTAACGCGACAGGAGCAATAATAACAATTTTGCTCTTTACAATAGTATGGCACTGGAACGACTATTATGTTTCGGCTATGTTCTGTAATGAGAATTTGCCTGTATCAGTAATGTTAACCGCACTCAACAACAGGATGAGCATGATTCAGGATGCATATGGTTTTTCATCAGATGATATTTACCTGATTGGTTCTAATGTACTTGAAGCAGGGTGTTTGATGGTAATTTTACCACTGATTATTGTGTATATCATTGGACAGAGATATTTTACTGAAAGTATTGAACGTACAGGTATAGTTGGTTAA